The region TCTTGACATCATGAAATCTTGATGAGAAGCAGGCCACTGTGACTGGGACGGATCGGAAAGCTCTGTTTTGCTGCGGAAAACACGATGCTCCTCCTGAAcgtctaaaaaaataaataaaagcacaagcCGCGTCGGAAGGCTCTGTCCAGGTCACATGTTCCTGGCCCTATAGCTTATCTTACAGCCTATAAAATCCATGACTGCCAATGTGGTTGATGGCGTTGCAAaggcttttctgtgtcagctACTGTCACTGACAGTCTTTTAATCATAGTTAATAAAGTTCAACCATGTCAGCTAAACATGATCgtgtcagagggagagagaacaaTGTGTGCCTTCCATCTAATCAGTCTGACCGTCATGAGTCGCTATTTCTATCTTTGTATCTGTCAGCGGCCTCTGTAACACTAGAGAGTGGGGGTCTTTACTGGGTGCCACGGTTGGCCGTGCGTCCCAGGGAAACAGGTGGGACACCTCTCCAACCAGTTGTTGGTTGTCTTTAACCTGCATGTCTcgttcttcttccttctccagCTGAGAAGTACCGGCCACCGCAGCCTTCATAACAGGTTTGTGCGGTTAAAAACGAAAGATCAACGCTGGGTCTCCAAATGTCCGCGTCCATATTTCCACAGTAGCTGCATGTGGAAATATCTGTCTAAATGTTATATACTTCAGAAGAAAACTTTAAAAGTAAGACAGACTATGGGCGCGCATATTTTACAAGCGTACAATACTTGATTAGATATTTCATGAGGTGGCTCCTTGCAATCTGTTACTACAGTTTACGCGTCTTACCTTCGCAAGACTTTCCCAAATCCACCTGTTTGCGCGCAAAACGTCGGCGAGATCAAGCGCAGCAACCTGGTCTCATGGCGCACCCTCACTGCACCTCAGTCAGACACGATTCCAAGTTCTCAAAGGAGGGGAAACTGTCGCTTTGGCTCCACGAAACTTTGATTTCACTTTTTATTCATATCCCAACAGACGGGCCACGGTGGTCCTGCACAATTGCCTCTTTATGCCTGCCTGTTTACAGTCTATTTTCATTTGCGCACACTGCAGGAGGCGAACAGACTAAAGCCACACCTCAACCGACCCACACTCATCACGGGGACCAATTGGGAGAGACGGTAGGAGGGGGTGCAATCAGATATGTTTTGGGCAAGTTTCACATTTGGGATGTAAAAtggtttgtcttttttaaaagataGAAATGTAATTGCTTTGGGACCTGTAAATAGTACAGGACTGCGCCAGACTCTTCTTTTCAGTGTAAATTTTAAGTACTGTTTTTCGCATCGTACCGAGAAATGTCGCCCTCTTGTGGCTATTTTGTATCATAAGGAAAATTTCCAGAACGAACCAGGATCAAAGAATCTGTCAGTCAATGAACTGGCAGACACAATAAAAGGATCCTGTTGCATCACATCTGAAGCCCAGGCTACAGTAGGACTGTATTTACCTTGTTCAATAAACatgaatgcagacacacacacaccttgaagACTCCAAAGGAATGCTGTGCCACAGGTGCACTCCTCCCCTCAACTAACAAATCGGTGTGATTAAAGCTTTCTTTGACAATCACTGCTTAGGACAAAATGAGAGGCACTAATCACCCGCTATTTTTATTCAGAAAAGCCTGCAATTATTGTCTGTGCTGATTTTAGAAACACAAGCACACCCACACAATTGGCTGTAGCAATTAACACATTTATTGCTCATATTGTTCCCTTCATTTAGTATTCACAAGTGGTCCGCACATATTGTAGTGTGTCACCTTTGTTATGGACCCATATTTCTTTAGAATTTATCCTTCATGTGTGTTTTAAGCACTCTGCTGCCCAGAATTGTGCATGACACAGAGCCACTTAAGAacattccttcttttttctagttattattattacagagGACAACATTTCAAACCTTCATAAATATCCTTCTAAGCCGGAAGCAATGTTTTAGCAAAAGCACAAATTAAAAGAGCATCACAAGTAACGTGCATTGATGTACATACATTCTTAATACAGAAACAATGTAAACATCCTTTCTTCATGTAGAGTACTGGTGGAACGTGGAACCCACTTGTTTTAAAGGGTTTGGTTCATTTTAGAAGTCATAGAGCTACAACGCTGGACATTTATGACATGATGAGCTGAATTCCTGAGCTTTTCTGCAAGGTTTGATTGAGGGAAATTGCAGGAGTAGTTGATTAACCATCACGAAGAATAGAGAATGCATTCGTCATCGTTCCGTTCAGGCAAAAGGCCAACAAAATGGTCCAAAAAGAAACATCTAATCTACCACACCTTATTCCATCAGCTCTGGCCTAACAGTTGAATTGTTCCTTATCTTCACCCTCACCATTCAGCAGGCTTCAGGCTACGCCAAATGAGATTTAAGTACCTTCGTGTACCCAAATCTCCCCTTGTTTTGATTTCAGACCATTATTACAGAAGTCTTTAACCACCTCCTGCTCTTTCTGGCCATCATCGTATCTCCTCCTTCCCGAACGCCGCATTCTCGGCATCTTTGTCTTGTATGGGAAGGCTGGAACGCACCCTTCGCTTCTCCTTGAATCGCCCCGAGCGCGACACCTTCATGGTCCTGCGACAGGTCTGCTCGTTAAAGACGGACTCCAGCAGGGAGTCGTCGTAGGTGTCGTCGCTGAAGCTGTTGTTGGACTCCTGCTGGGACCGGCTGGACTCGGCGTCGGTGCCCTTGGAGTTAGCGGTGGCTGGCTCTTTTGGCAGTCGTTCAAAAGGGTCAAAGTCGGGTTCATAAATGCGGGTGGATGGAGCATCCTTCGTGCTTCCAGGCTTCTTCTTCGGTAGCAGTGCCTTCCACCACTTGGTTCTCTCTGTTGTCATATTTGAATGCAGCTGGCTGAAACAGGAACAAAAATTTAGTTCCCAAAATCATTACTAATGTCAACTAGTAACTATTTAGCACTTGAAAACAATAGAAATTATTATATTCTTTGAATCCTACCACGGACTCCTCTAGTAACTATGATTTATGCACATCAGACAACAGTTCAGTGACTAATCCCAAGAATATCCGCTGTAACCATGGTTACATTCTCTGTAAAACTGGTTTAATGAGTGCTGagaacacaagcaaacacaagCTGTGATTCAAAAGTGAATGAAGCGCAAATTACACGCGCACGTCCTCtcacctgagcttcaacaggtGTCCCCAGCTGTCAAAACCGAGAGATTTAACCTGTCACTATCAGACTTTAAAAATCGATCTGTCACACAAATCCCAGGAACTCCAATTCATATGAGAGCAAACAACGATGACAGCGGTCCTTTAAGGGGTCTGAGTAGCATCCATTTTTATGTTCGAACTAAGCTTCCGGCCATTTCATTTCGTCCACCGCCCAAAAGATAAAGTTTGTCCTTGATTGCTCTCGCAAATGATGTGCGGCTTTCTTTCACGAATCCTTGGGAAAAGTGCAGTTTATAAGGAGCGGCTGCGGTCGACTGAACCAGCAGGTTTCCGCCTGCGAAACTCTTAAAACAGAGCACCTGTCCTCGCGCCGGATTGGACGAGCGCGCGCGGTCGGTGACGTGACTCTCGTTCAGGTGAACACAGGGCGGGACCTGCGGTTGCCTGGTAACATACCCCTTGGGAACTTGCCTTAGTgacggattaaaaaaaaaaaatagggctTTTGTTATCCGCCGAACCCAACCCAGCCTTTGGTACAGGTGTTTGGGCACTAAGTGACAATGAGTGTCGGATGGTTGTTTGTTCAGCAGCGGTATTAATAGCCAAGAGAGTCAAGACTCAAATGAGCTGAGCGGAAAACAACTTGAGATGAAATAAGACGTGGGGTTGAGGTGATCTGGGGAGGTCTGGGAGGATGTGTTTGCTGCGCCAGACCTGCAATTTTTGACCCTCTCATTGAGGGTAAATAACTTGGCTTGGCGCCAGTATCACCGGTCCAAGTAACGTAGGCTACTTCCGGAAAACTCTCAGGAGTTTGGCTGTGACGTCAGTTCCATTGACTGAATCTCTGAACAGCGTCATAACAGCATCATCCCCCCAGATTAACTCTTTTCCTCACTCTAGCACCTTTAAATGAGCAAAGATCATCAATTGAAGGGGGAAAAGGGTATTAATTTTACACCACACTCATGTTGTCATGGGCCTAAATTTCCAGTCACCTGGTAGTTTATTTCCAATTTAAAGCCATTTAAACATGATCATCTCTCAAGAATGCTTACACCATATTAAGGTAGTTCTACTGTTAATATCTAAAGTTCAATGGATCCATGcgctgactctctctctctctctctctctctctctctctcactcactcactcactcactcactcactcactcactcactcactcactcactcacacacacacacacacacacacacacacacacacacacacacagtattttaAAAAGGCAAGGATTGTGTCCTTGTCTGACTATACCATAGTAATGTTATGATATAATACATATCTAtggtgtgtgtttccccagatTTGTAACACACCTGTCCCAGTCTGCTCTGCCACAATCAGAACTAACTGTTCCACCTGTCTCGCTCTTCTCGCCCATCAATCCAATCTCACACACCTGTTTGCCCCTGTATTTAAACCCCAGATTTTCCACACACTGCCTGGTATGTTGTGGTTGCCTCGTGTCCAATATGCCAGTGCTCATTAATGGTCTGAATTCCTGTTGTACTGCAACTCTGTCTCCTCCTTGCCCAGTTCCACTTCCTTGGGACTGTTTCAACAACTCTACCATCGGTACCATCGGTGCAATCGGTTCCAATTTCAGCCCGTTACGACTTTCAGAAATTTGACCCTGTTGTAGTTTGTGCTGGTTTACGTCTCAACCAATGTGACACCTGCTCCCAGccttcactttatttttgtTGAATGTTGCATTTACAGTGAATCGACTAAATTTCCTTGCTGCGTTCATGGGAATAGGGTACACATAAGGCTGGTGAGGCCTTTTGACCTGTGACGTTCAGAAATTTACTATAAAAAGGGTGGATGCGTACACACAACTGATTTGCCAAGTTTCACCGCATTCTTTTGAGGAAACCACTCACTGACGGAGATGTTCCTGGTACGCCCACGAAACAGTTTCTGTGCAGGTCTGAGCCAAGAAGGAAGACGGAGTCACAGTTGATAAGAGGCAGAAACAGAGAGGCGGAGGAATCGGGGAATGCCTTTTGTCCGCAGTATTCAAagtgaaagttttcattcaGAGGGGGTGCATGGTGAGTGCATTTCTCCGATTCCCTATCTCGGCTGAAACCAAATAGTTTAGAGTCCACGATGCGTGGTGTGGAAACGTTGGCATGGAAACAAGCAAATATATTAATACAAAGCCAACTATGGCCTTTATTCTGACCTAATCTGTTGTGTTGATTCTTGTGAGAGCAAAAGTAAAAATTCTaagttattattttaaaatcacatgttAATTTTAAGAATACAGCCTGGAGGTGTTACACAAAAGCATATTGATAATTGGACTTTATGCCAGCTGGGTTCATGccatctcaaatcaaatcagtgtTCTTATCTCTCTACAGGTAGTCTCACTGAAAGACAATAATTCACTTAAAATGGAGCTGATTAGGAAAGCTCCTGGGCTGCTTTTAAAGATACGGAGTAATAAATATGAGCTTCTCGACCCCCACAGGACATTTTCCTCCAAGGGCCACGGGCAGACCTCATGGAATGTGGCCGTGTCATGAGACTTGAATCAATGACCTTGGAGTGGCAGAAAGGCTCATTTTTGTCAGATTGAGCTGCATCATCCTCCTTTACACGAACACTCACAAGAATGCATGGATATACTGTACATCTGTGAGCTGCTGGACTATTGAATGTGAACAATGATTTGGTGCTGATTTTTCTTGTCATACTCATAAAATCATTTGTCAGTCATACTCCATGATTGTGTCTGGAAGCTGTGTATTTTCCTCATTGATCAACACCATGGATATAAATGTTGCTATATTAGGCTTGTGTTGGCAGGATAATATGTTTAGAGAGACTTGCAGGGAGACACCCTGAATGTGAGTCATTAAGGGTGCATtgataaatacataaatacttGTGCTTTCACATGTGACGACAATAACACGCTGGCATCATGCATGCGCCGTATGCGTACAGGTCCAGTAGGTTATCGTGAGCAGTATGTCTGAAATTCTCAATTTATCATTGTGTTCTTTTGAATAACAGGTTGAACAAAGGCGTGCTTACCATGGGAAAAAGAGCAGCCAGTTGGACTGGTAGAGTCGGCTCACAAAAACCTCCTGAAGGAAGTAAGTGGCTACTGTATACAGGTGTTCATAAAAGACATGCACGGACAAGGTTTAGAGGACCCTTTAAACACAGCATACAGCAGAGGTGCACAACCGAGtgtcaaaacacacaggaaatacaAGCATGAATGCAGACACACGGTTCCTGACAGAGAGTTTGGGTGAAGCGGTTCTGTTACGCTCTTCTGAAGTTTATGATGCATCACTCGATATGTTTTAGCTGAAATTCACAATCTTAGCATAAGATAATATCTTTCAAACTTCAAAAACTTGAGACAAGCAGCTGAAACTCTGGGCTTAACCTGTCGTTATGTTACTAAACTTGAAACTGCCAGGAATGCAGAAAGACATGTGACGATTGCTACTCAATTAGCTGTGTTTTTCTGGTATTTTGCTCTGTTGCTACATAGGAACAGACTGGAACACACGGGCAACAACACTTGCACACAGATGGGTGACTGTTTTGAGTATTTTCACCAGAGTACTTCAATACAtctttaaacacaataaaatcacgcttaaaaacacatctgtttaGACTGGCCTTCCCCCTATAAATGCATGCTTTTTGAACatagtatttattttttatatttaagatTAAATGTTTTCAAGTATTTCATCTCTAATCTTTAAAAGGTGACACTGAGAGCcataaaatattttattattatggtCTTAAACTGCACCATATACCTTCCTTGTGTATAATGTTCATGTAACTTATGTTTCTATTTctgtaatgaaataaaaactgGTTTTAAATCACATTATTTCTTAACTTTTGACTAATAAATCCCATTCAATTGAATTGTTAATAATTGGGTGTTAGGGTTTTATACGCTGATCCTACTGAAGGCGGCGCTACTGGTTAGTTATCGGATCAAATTAACCCTTttgactgaagaagaagaacgcTCACGCGTAATGATCAACGAAGAAGACGTTTAGGTTCTGTCATGTAATGATAACATGACCAAGGTTATACTGAATATTTTGCCTCAGCTTTATGAATATAACCTAATTAGATTACAGTCTTTCTTATTCAGGTAAGAAAAGAGCTcagcattttattgtttttcttgtctACGTTAGGATTTCCTGTCAGATAGTAAACGCCGGCATTGGCTAGCTACCTTCTTTAGCCAACTAGCCACATAAAAATAACACTGGATGTTCTCCTGCTTTCTCAAATCAGCTTCGTCCGCGATGACCATCCCGTCTGTGTGGTCCTCCGCTGCCCGACGCTTCAGTCTGCTGTGCCCGGCACCGGCTCCTTTCGGCTGTCGGCTGCGTGACCCCGGCATCGTGGATCGGT is a window of Takifugu flavidus isolate HTHZ2018 chromosome 21, ASM371156v2, whole genome shotgun sequence DNA encoding:
- the LOC130518208 gene encoding proline-rich protein 15; the protein is MTTERTKWWKALLPKKKPGSTKDAPSTRIYEPDFDPFERLPKEPATANSKGTDAESSRSQQESNNSFSDDTYDDSLLESVFNEQTCRRTMKVSRSGRFKEKRRVRSSLPIQDKDAENAAFGKEEIR